Proteins encoded within one genomic window of Pieris rapae chromosome 1, ilPieRapa1.1, whole genome shotgun sequence:
- the LOC110994823 gene encoding mediator of RNA polymerase II transcription subunit 30 isoform X1: protein MAGQGHQFPGNFQGNPAMRSGYGAGPMPGQMQTMPNQLAGVMGGPMGAAGMVGMGNQMVPPGYGAPMQNQMANMGMAAQGLVGVPGPPGMGPQGVQPTVPGAMQPGTVQTPTAPGPPPAPSQPPQSKDFNMASLCKFGQETVQDIVSRTQEMFQTLKAAAPPSGTALGESASHDKRAKMQEQLRTIRLLFKRLRLIYDKCSETCQGMEYTHMESLVPLKDAPDHKALDERRHSDAYRAALDQNRELVEQVVLKNKQLKEVITSLRTIIWEINVMLTMRRS, encoded by the exons ATGGCTGGTCAAGGACATCAATTTCCTGGAAATTTCCAAGGAAACCCTGCTATGCGGTCAGGATATGGGGCAGGTCCAATGCCGGGTCAAATGCAGACAATGCCCAACCAGTTAGCAG GTGTAATGGGTGGTCCCATGGGTGCCGCTGGTATGGTGGGGATGGGCAACCAAATGGTCCCCCCTGGATATGGAGCCCCAATGCAGAATCAAATGGCTAATATGGGAATGGCAGCTCAG GGCCTGGTAGGTGTACCTGGGCCACCTGGAATGGGTCCACAAGGAGTTCAACCAACAG TTCCAGGAGCAATGCAACCAGGCACTGTGCAGACCCCAACAGCCCCTGGCCCTCCACCAGCTCCAAGCCAACCCCCACAAAGCAAAGACTTCAACATGGCATCTTTATGCaa GTTTGGCCAGGAGACAGTACAGGATATTGTATCTCGGACACAGGAGATGTTTCAAACCCTGAAAGCCGCGGCCCCGCCGTCTGGCACAGCCCTCGGCGAGAGCGCGTCCCACGACAAGCGAGCCAAGATGCAAGAGCAGCTCCGAACTATCCGACTGCTGTTCAAGCGATTGCGCCTGATCTACGACAAATGCAGTGAAACATGCCAAGGAATGGAGTACACTCACATGGAGAGCCTCGTGCCGCTTAAGGACGCACCTGACCATAAAGCCTTGGACGAGCGAAGGCACTCCGACGCCTACCGTGCCGCCCTCGACCAGAATAGGGAGTTGGTGGAGCAAGTGGTACTCAAAAACAAGCAGCTCAAAGAAGTCATCACCAGCCTTCGTACCATTATCTGGGAGATTAATGTGATGCTCACGATGCGCAGGTCCTAA
- the LOC110994823 gene encoding mediator of RNA polymerase II transcription subunit 30 isoform X2, with product MAGQGHQFPGNFQGNPAMRSGYGAGPMPGQMQTMPNQLAGVMGGPMGAAGMVGMGNQMVPPGYGAPMQNQMANMGMAAQGLVGVPGPPGMGPQGVQPTGAMQPGTVQTPTAPGPPPAPSQPPQSKDFNMASLCKFGQETVQDIVSRTQEMFQTLKAAAPPSGTALGESASHDKRAKMQEQLRTIRLLFKRLRLIYDKCSETCQGMEYTHMESLVPLKDAPDHKALDERRHSDAYRAALDQNRELVEQVVLKNKQLKEVITSLRTIIWEINVMLTMRRS from the exons ATGGCTGGTCAAGGACATCAATTTCCTGGAAATTTCCAAGGAAACCCTGCTATGCGGTCAGGATATGGGGCAGGTCCAATGCCGGGTCAAATGCAGACAATGCCCAACCAGTTAGCAG GTGTAATGGGTGGTCCCATGGGTGCCGCTGGTATGGTGGGGATGGGCAACCAAATGGTCCCCCCTGGATATGGAGCCCCAATGCAGAATCAAATGGCTAATATGGGAATGGCAGCTCAG GGCCTGGTAGGTGTACCTGGGCCACCTGGAATGGGTCCACAAGGAGTTCAACCAACAG GAGCAATGCAACCAGGCACTGTGCAGACCCCAACAGCCCCTGGCCCTCCACCAGCTCCAAGCCAACCCCCACAAAGCAAAGACTTCAACATGGCATCTTTATGCaa GTTTGGCCAGGAGACAGTACAGGATATTGTATCTCGGACACAGGAGATGTTTCAAACCCTGAAAGCCGCGGCCCCGCCGTCTGGCACAGCCCTCGGCGAGAGCGCGTCCCACGACAAGCGAGCCAAGATGCAAGAGCAGCTCCGAACTATCCGACTGCTGTTCAAGCGATTGCGCCTGATCTACGACAAATGCAGTGAAACATGCCAAGGAATGGAGTACACTCACATGGAGAGCCTCGTGCCGCTTAAGGACGCACCTGACCATAAAGCCTTGGACGAGCGAAGGCACTCCGACGCCTACCGTGCCGCCCTCGACCAGAATAGGGAGTTGGTGGAGCAAGTGGTACTCAAAAACAAGCAGCTCAAAGAAGTCATCACCAGCCTTCGTACCATTATCTGGGAGATTAATGTGATGCTCACGATGCGCAGGTCCTAA